The stretch of DNA TGCGATGGGGCTCGACCGCGCTGACCCCTGCAGTGGCAAACCACTGGATGAAAGCTTTGGAGAGCTCCCTGGAAGCCGCGACAGGTCCTCTGAAAATTGCCAAGATTGACAGACTTCCCTTTACGGCCAAGGAAGCTGCCAAGGAGGTCTTCAATACGCTTCGTGGCAAACAGGCTGAGAGGCTCGCTAAGTGGTTCCCAGAGGAGGCGCCAGGTAACCTTGGCGTCGGTATGCTCGATGCGCTCCCCGCGAGGAGAGATCAGACAGAccaacccgcgcgtccgtccaTCCGGGAAAGGCTTCAGGCTTTGAGCACGCCGCTCGGCAGGACACTCGGAAAAGGCGACGGGCGGATTCAAGCACCGGGATCCAAGGACGCGTTGGACGCCTGGAATGCTGAAAGGGGCGGATTCGCGGACTAtcctcgcgacgaggaggatgactACGGCAGCGAGGAAGATAAGGAGGATGACGACCATGAGATGATTGATCTGCTATCCCCAGGCTCAACCAGGGTTGCCAGTGGACTAGGCACCGCGCTCGGAGGTGGTTCAAACTGGCAAGCGACGTACTCTTTCGGACAGCTCTGGGGGCAGCCGAAGCAGCCGCCTTCTTTACCCTCGGATGGAAAGTCGCCGTACGAACGCGCCATGGAGAAGGCTCAGCGTAACAAATCGTCGAGGAGAACGACGGCTCCGATGGCTGACGGTGACATACTGTCGAATATACGCGCGGGCGGACCGACGCACAAGAAGGCACCAGCGAAATCTACTTCAAGAGGTGGCATGAGTACCCAAGACGCGAGAACGGCTTCAAACGTGCAGCAAAATCTTGCCGAGCTTCACAGGGAGcgcaccgccctcgcgcagaAGCGAGAAGCAGAGCGatccgccgccaaggcggcgcgtCTTGCACGCATATCCGAGCGTAGGGGCGATACCAGCGTATATATCGATTTGGTCACCGATGCAGGAGGCGATAGGCGAGCCAAGGCGTTGGCTGCGCTCGAAAACGCTGAACGGATCCGAAAGACGGCGACCATCACTCCTAAGGCTTCCTCTCGATCAGCGGCAATTCGGCGACCTCTTCTGGGATCCAATAACATCGCACCCccatggacgccgccgaggctcgaaGACCTAATCGGCGCGGCACTTCGGTGGTCCATGGGTCACATCAAGTCAACCAGGATTGATCAAGAGAAGACCGGCTCGTTTGCTCGGCTAAAGAAGTTCACATCCGCGCGAGAATATATTGAGCATTTCGCTCCTTTGATGCTCGCTGAGCTCAGAGCGCAGTTGGCTTCCGCCTTGGACGAGTCAGGGAGTAATCCTCCAGGCGTGCCGCTTCCCGCGACGGTCGATCAACTGGTTGGGAACGAGCGAAGCTACCACTCCTTGAGAATCAACCTTGGAAGAActgccgtcggcgacgcatTTCTTGAGAATGACCTTGTGCTGATAGAGAAGCAGCGACCAGCATCCCAAACGACGACAAACTTTCCGACCCCGCATTGTTTGGCGTGGGTTGAAGCGGTGGAATCGGGCGCACGGGCGGGCAAGTCTCAGGCGTCAGACGGAGGATCCGGTGTTTGTCTCAGGGTCAAGGTTTGCCTGGTGGAGAATCCGGATGTGACGGTTCAGTGGCTGACTGGCAATGGCGGCGGCTCTCTCAACAGGGACAAGGAGGTGCAACGCAGATGTCACATGCTTCGCGCGTTGTCCGGACACGGAGGTTCGCTGAAATTATCTCGTCTGTCCAGCCTCACAACGGTTTTGCGCGAGATGCAGGCCCTTGTTCACGTGCAGAAGATTCCTGTGTTCAAGGCGTTATTGCAGCCGAGTGGAACTGGATGGTCTTCGTCAAAGAATCTTGACATCGCACCGGACGGAATCGGGATATCCACGAATGCGTGGAGCGCGATCGCAGCCTCACTGAACGGACCTCAGGTCGAGGCTGTTCACACCGCTGCTGCGGCCTCTGCATGCAAGTACACTCGGAGAACTCTTGTCGAATCGAGCACGGCGGCAACACGGCAACTTGTCCTCATCCAAGGTCCTCCGGGTACTGGGAAAACACACACCATCGCGTCGTTGGTCCAGGCAGCGCTCCATGGGAATCAGGCTGTCTTGAACGGCAAGAGCGCGTCCCGAATGCGTAGGGCGTTGGTGTGTGCGCAGAGTAACAGCGCTGTCGATGAGCTTGTCGTGCGCCTAGCTGACCGTATCGACGCTGCGAGGTATGGACCGAGATATTCCAAGTCAGACGATCGTCGACTTTCAGGAGTTGAGGACGATACCGATTCCGATGACAGACGTTCGTTAGTGCGTCTTGGACGCGAAGACGTGGTGCGCACCGACGCGCTGCCGTACTTGGTTACACGCGCCGTTGATAGCAACATTAGACCGAACGACACGGCTGTGGCCGAGAGGGAAAAGGAGGTGTCAATCGTTCAATCCAGGCTTGAACGCCTGAGTAAGGACATCAAACATGCGTCTAGCCTCGCAGAGGGGCAAGAAAAGGACTCGGAGCAGTCGATACATCTGCAAATGCTCCAGGCGCAGCGGCGGAggctccttggcgagctcgcgatTATGCGGCAGAAACAAAGGAAACAGCGGGCCGGCGCAAAATCTGCAGCGGGATCAGCATGGACCCGAGTCGTCGGTGGCGCGGAAATTGTCTGCGCGACGTTATCTGGCGCAGGACTCCTGGCCGCTGACAGAACTGGCGCACGagccggtggacgcggcaGGGCCGGTGTGAAGCATGGCGCCACGAGCGAAGAGGCGGAATCAGCCATGGTTGGTTGTGCCGTGCCCTTGTTTGATCTCATCGTTGTCGACGAAGCTGCTCAGGCGAcagaggcggcgacgctggtACCTCTCCGATGGCTCCGTCCAGGCGGTGCGGCTGTTTTTGTCGGTGACCCGCAACAGCTGGCAGCGACAGTACTGTCGCGGGGAAGCGCGAAACGGAGCATCGAGCAGTCCATGTTTGAGCGGTTGCAGAGCGCGGGAGCTCATACGCACCTGCTCTCGGTGCAGTACCGGATGCACTCGGAGATTCGGCAGTTCCCCAGTAATGCTTTCTACGGCGGGCGACTCGTCGATGGCAATGGCGTGCCGAACGGATCTCTTTCAGACCTCGGTGTATATCTCGCTTTTGACGTTGCAGAGGGTTACGAGCAGAGGGGCAGGTTCAGCGGGCAGAGTCTCAGTAACACCGCGGAGGCTTCCTTGGCGGCTGTTTTGTACACAAAGATTTTGTCGCGCGCAGACGTGAGTCGAAGGGTAACTGTCGGTGTGGTGACACCGTACAAGGACCAGATTGCCGAGCTCAGGCGAAAGTTCGAACCACTCACTAAGGGTCGTCCAGAGGCTCGCGTCACTCCCGTGGAGTTCGCAACGGTGGACGGGGTGCAGGGGAGGGAGTTTGATGTTGTCATATTCTCCTGTGTGCGCGCAATTCAGGgagtggacgcggcgccagTCGACCTGACTGACGAGTTCGAGTACATGGACGATGCCGAGGCTGCAGCGCATTCTCGGCGGATGATTGGCTTCCTATCCGATCGGAGGAGGCTGAACGTCGCCCTGACTAGGCCGAAACGTGCTCTCTTTGTTCTCGGAAACGCGGCTActcttcgtcgcgccgatGAGATCTGGTCTCTGTTCTGGGCAGACGCGGAGAAACGAGGCGTCGCAGTTCGTGCCCTGCAGCCATACGGTCTTCACAGCTTTGATCGATGGGAGCGGATTGAGTACGTTCCAGCAGACATCATCAAGGTTGAGGAGAAGCAGCAGGTCCATTCTCCGGAAGTCAAGTTGGAAAACGTCGTAAAGGGCTCTGACTCCGTCGTTGACCTGACGCTCGACGAAGAGACTGATCCTGGGGAGCTGGCCACCGAACCGCCTGGTCAGCCCGCTATCGGCACGCAGCTTTCTTCCAAACCCGTGAAGCGGGAGCCGGTCACCGAGCGGCCTGGTCAGCCCGCTATCGGCACGCAGCTTTCTTCCAAACCCGTGAAGCGGCGTCCCGACCAAAGCAACACACCATCCTGGCTGCATGAACCGTTGAAACCGAAGAAGGCAAAGATCCAGTCCACTGGCGCAGAGCGCATTCGCCCAGTTCAGGCCCTGCAGATGGTACCAAAATCTCGATCGACGGGGAAGACAACGACGTATAGAGCCGGCGATGAGATGGCGAGGCCCAGCGCagcggcgatcggcgccggTCCTTCTTCGGCGAAGATCGAGGCGATGCGAAGAAGGGCCGAGAAGGAGCATGCTGCGGCGATGCAGCCCAGGCACGAGCTTCGCGTGAGTGTGCCTGCGGTTAACAAGAAGCCCCCGCCGGGTGGTTTGTTGAACTTCATTTTGAAGGGAATGAAGAAGAACACTTAGAGAGAAGCGATTTATCATAGCACAACCAGTACCAGGTACGAAGGAAGCGTTGTTAGGACGATGAAATCGACGCGATGTTctagggtttagggttagggtttagggtttagggtttagggtttagggtttagggtttagggtttagggtttagggtttagggtttagggtttagggtttagggttt from Micromonas commoda chromosome 3, complete sequence encodes:
- a CDS encoding predicted protein, which encodes VVTPYKDQIAELRRKFEPLTKGRPEARVTPVEFATVDGVQGREFDVVIFSCAAAHSRRMIGFLSDRRRLNVALTRPKRALFVLGNAATLRRADEIWSLF